One window of the Acaryochloris sp. CCMEE 5410 genome contains the following:
- a CDS encoding DUF1830 domain-containing protein, with protein MPQVIDPVPPNDSDLIVCCYVNSTNKIQVARITNIPNWYFERVVFPGQRLMFESVPEAHLEIHTGMMASAILSDTIPCYRLRLHQSVSASKQFLQGEDEAAGTSEPSSMRSVPEAAKVS; from the coding sequence ATGCCACAAGTCATCGATCCCGTCCCTCCAAACGATTCAGATCTCATTGTCTGCTGTTACGTTAATTCAACGAATAAGATCCAAGTTGCTCGGATTACGAATATCCCTAACTGGTATTTTGAACGTGTTGTGTTTCCTGGCCAGCGGTTAATGTTTGAGTCTGTGCCTGAGGCTCACCTGGAGATTCACACTGGGATGATGGCAAGTGCAATCTTGTCAGATACCATTCCTTGTTATCGCCTGCGCTTACACCAAAGTGTGAGTGCGTCCAAGCAGTTTTTGCAAGGTGAAGATGAAGCGGCTGGAACCTCGGAACCTTCTAGCATGCGTAGCGTTCCTGAAGCAGCTAAGGTGTCCTAA
- a CDS encoding photosystem II high light acclimation radical SAM protein, protein MNNPRILYIRLPCNPIFPIGVVYLADHIHKCLPHVEQRIFDLGTVPPLDFKPALDRCIDDFQPDLLVFSWRDIQIYAPVGGRGGNPLQHAFELYYGKNPWTKLKGAFGGLRVFIAYYAELWRNSGLIKRGLKRAQRYHPEAQTVVGGGAVSVFYEQLGTQLPKGSIVSVGEGEVLLEKLLTGQEFRDERCYVVGEKAPRDRMIHEWPTEIDKTACDYPYIASIWPDFEYYFESQDFYVGVQTKRGCPHNCCYCVYTVIEGKRVRVNPAEEVVAEMQQLYNRGIRNFWFTDAQFIPARRYIPDAIELLQKILDADLTDIHWAAYIRADNLTPELCDLMVKTGMNYFEIGITSGSQELVRKMRMGYNLRTVLQNCRDLKTAGFNDLVSVNYSFNVIDERPETIRQTIAYHRELEKIFGADKVEPAIFFIGLQPHTHLEEYAFDNNILKPGYNPMSLMPWTAKKLLWNPEPMGSVFGEVCLQAWKQSPNDFGREVMNILEQRFGRAPLNEALTATIEPKKRSLATASRMGS, encoded by the coding sequence ATGAACAATCCCCGAATCCTATACATTCGTCTACCTTGTAATCCCATTTTTCCCATTGGGGTCGTTTACCTCGCCGATCATATTCACAAATGTCTACCTCATGTCGAGCAACGTATCTTTGATTTAGGCACCGTCCCTCCCCTGGACTTCAAACCAGCATTGGATCGCTGTATAGATGACTTCCAGCCTGATCTCCTTGTTTTTTCCTGGCGAGACATCCAAATTTACGCTCCTGTAGGTGGTAGAGGTGGCAATCCCCTACAACATGCCTTTGAGCTGTACTATGGTAAAAATCCTTGGACAAAACTCAAAGGTGCTTTTGGTGGATTAAGGGTATTTATTGCCTACTACGCAGAGTTATGGAGAAATTCAGGGCTAATCAAACGAGGACTCAAGCGAGCCCAGCGATATCATCCTGAAGCTCAGACGGTAGTTGGAGGTGGTGCAGTCAGCGTTTTTTATGAACAGTTAGGTACCCAGCTGCCGAAAGGGAGCATTGTCTCTGTGGGTGAGGGAGAGGTCCTATTAGAGAAACTGTTGACAGGGCAAGAATTTCGAGATGAACGATGCTATGTGGTGGGCGAGAAAGCTCCCCGAGATCGCATGATCCATGAATGGCCCACCGAGATCGACAAAACGGCCTGCGATTACCCATACATTGCGAGTATTTGGCCTGATTTTGAATATTATTTTGAGTCTCAAGACTTCTATGTAGGCGTTCAAACCAAGCGAGGGTGCCCTCACAACTGCTGCTATTGCGTCTACACCGTCATTGAAGGTAAACGCGTCCGAGTCAATCCCGCCGAAGAAGTCGTTGCTGAAATGCAGCAGCTGTACAATCGCGGCATTCGTAACTTCTGGTTTACCGACGCTCAATTCATCCCAGCCCGCCGCTATATTCCCGACGCGATTGAATTACTGCAAAAGATCCTAGATGCCGATTTAACAGATATCCATTGGGCTGCCTATATTCGTGCCGATAATCTCACGCCAGAGCTCTGTGATCTAATGGTCAAAACAGGGATGAACTATTTCGAGATTGGGATCACCAGTGGCTCTCAAGAACTGGTTCGCAAGATGCGGATGGGATATAACTTACGAACCGTGCTGCAAAACTGCCGAGATCTAAAAACGGCTGGCTTCAATGATTTAGTCTCTGTCAATTATTCTTTCAATGTCATTGATGAGCGTCCAGAAACGATTCGCCAGACAATTGCCTATCATCGAGAACTAGAAAAGATCTTTGGAGCAGATAAGGTCGAACCTGCCATTTTCTTTATTGGCCTCCAACCTCACACCCATCTCGAAGAATATGCCTTTGACAACAATATTTTGAAGCCTGGCTATAACCCCATGAGTCTCATGCCTTGGACGGCCAAGAAATTACTTTGGAATCCTGAGCCCATGGGTTCGGTATTTGGAGAAGTATGTCTCCAAGCTTGGAAGCAAAGTCCCAATGATTTTGGGCGAGAGGTGATGAATATTTTGGAACAGCGTTTTGGTCGCGCTCCCTTGAATGAAGCTTTGACAGCCACCATTGAACCCAAAAAGCGATCACTGGCAACAGCTAGCCGAATGGGCTCATAA
- a CDS encoding type I glyceraldehyde-3-phosphate dehydrogenase — protein sequence MIRVAINGFGRIGRNFMRCWLLRPNSNIEIVGLNDTSDPKTNAHLLTYDSMLGRLDADIKAVDNTIVANGHVIKCVSDRNPANLPWKDWDIDLVIESTGVFVTKEGASKHIEAGAKKVLITAPGKGGVGMYVVGVNHEDYDPSEPILSNASCTTNCLAPVVKILHEQFGIVHGLMTTTHSYTGDQRILDASHRDLRRARAAAVNIVPTSTGAAKAVGTVIPALAGKLNGIALRVPTPNVSVCDFVAQTEKPAIAESVNEVLKQASESSMKGIIAFNEEPLVSGDFKGHDCSSIVDGSLTMGMGGNMIKVVAWYDNEWGYSQRVLDLAEYVAQKW from the coding sequence GTGATTAGAGTAGCGATCAACGGGTTCGGGAGAATTGGACGAAATTTTATGCGTTGTTGGCTTTTACGGCCGAACAGCAACATCGAGATTGTCGGATTAAATGATACTTCTGACCCCAAAACAAATGCCCACCTGTTGACCTATGACTCCATGCTGGGTCGTTTAGATGCAGACATCAAAGCAGTCGATAACACGATTGTGGCGAATGGCCATGTCATTAAATGTGTCTCTGATCGGAACCCTGCTAACTTGCCTTGGAAAGATTGGGACATCGATCTAGTGATCGAATCTACAGGTGTGTTTGTCACCAAAGAAGGAGCTAGCAAGCATATTGAAGCTGGTGCCAAAAAAGTATTAATCACAGCCCCTGGTAAGGGTGGTGTGGGGATGTATGTGGTTGGGGTAAACCACGAGGATTACGATCCCAGCGAGCCCATTCTCAGTAATGCCAGCTGTACAACTAACTGTTTGGCCCCTGTGGTTAAGATTTTGCATGAGCAGTTTGGTATTGTTCATGGCTTGATGACCACTACTCACAGCTACACTGGCGACCAGCGCATTCTAGATGCCAGCCACCGAGATTTGCGACGGGCTCGTGCTGCTGCAGTCAATATTGTTCCGACTTCCACGGGTGCTGCTAAAGCGGTAGGAACTGTTATTCCTGCCCTTGCAGGAAAGCTGAATGGTATTGCCTTGCGGGTGCCCACCCCTAACGTTTCCGTTTGTGATTTTGTTGCCCAAACTGAGAAGCCAGCGATTGCTGAGTCTGTTAATGAAGTTCTTAAGCAAGCGTCTGAAAGCTCAATGAAAGGAATCATTGCTTTCAATGAAGAGCCTTTGGTCTCAGGTGACTTCAAAGGACATGACTGCTCTTCTATTGTTGATGGTTCCCTCACCATGGGCATGGGCGGCAACATGATCAAGGTTGTAGCTTGGTATGACAATGAGTGGGGTTATAGTCAGCGCGTGCTTGACCTAGCTGAGTATGTTGCTCAGAAGTGGTAA
- the radC gene encoding DNA repair protein RadC yields the protein MTYSLRILDLPESDRPRERLIAQGAKYLTHAELLAILLGMGQGPGKLSAVGLGQHVLQHFSEHQQDPLTVLRDVNASELITIQGIGPAKATTILAAIELGKRICQARPPELTVIDDPAVAAAALAGDLMWQSQERFAVLLLDVKHRLLGTQVVSIGTATETLAHPRDIFREIIRKGATRAIVAHNHPSGQTDPSPEDLELTQQLLSGAQILGLPLLDHLILGNGDFTSLRQTTSLWNDCPQDL from the coding sequence ATGACCTACAGCTTAAGGATTCTAGACTTACCCGAAAGCGATCGCCCTCGTGAACGTCTCATTGCCCAAGGGGCTAAATATTTAACCCATGCAGAGTTATTGGCCATACTCCTCGGGATGGGCCAAGGACCAGGCAAATTGTCTGCAGTCGGGTTAGGCCAGCATGTTCTGCAGCATTTCAGCGAACATCAGCAAGATCCACTTACAGTGCTGAGAGATGTTAATGCGTCTGAACTCATCACTATTCAAGGTATAGGGCCAGCGAAGGCGACGACTATCCTGGCCGCCATTGAGTTAGGGAAAAGAATTTGCCAAGCACGTCCGCCTGAATTGACTGTGATAGATGATCCAGCCGTTGCTGCTGCGGCCTTAGCTGGCGATTTAATGTGGCAATCTCAAGAACGATTTGCCGTACTGCTGCTAGATGTCAAGCATCGGTTACTCGGAACGCAAGTGGTGAGTATTGGCACTGCGACCGAAACCCTAGCTCATCCCCGCGATATTTTTCGAGAAATTATCCGTAAGGGAGCAACCCGAGCCATTGTGGCCCATAACCATCCGTCGGGGCAGACGGATCCTAGCCCTGAAGATCTTGAATTGACTCAGCAGCTGCTCTCAGGTGCGCAAATTCTAGGCTTACCCCTACTGGATCATCTCATTTTGGGGAATGGTGACTTCACTAGCCTTCGCCAAACGACATCTCTGTGGAATGATTGTCCTCAAGACCTATAG
- the pyrF gene encoding orotidine-5'-phosphate decarboxylase, producing the protein MTTEIAQRIIVPLDVPSEADAIALIDQIPQVQFWKVGLELFVSCGPSILKQLKQRQKKIFLDLKFHDIPNTVAGACRSAATYGVDLLTIHATAGRPALSAAQQALQEGAQAAQTSPPKLIAITVLTSLSLRELALDLKIPLELPEYALQMGLLAQESGLDGIVCSPHEAEQMRQVCGDELLIVCPGVRPPGSATGDQKRAMTPTAAMQAGANYLVIGRPITTAADPQHAFQQICTDLASD; encoded by the coding sequence GTGACGACTGAGATTGCTCAACGAATTATTGTGCCGTTGGATGTGCCTTCAGAGGCAGATGCGATCGCATTGATCGATCAAATTCCTCAAGTGCAATTTTGGAAAGTAGGGTTAGAGCTGTTTGTTAGCTGTGGTCCCAGTATCCTAAAGCAGCTCAAACAACGCCAAAAAAAGATTTTCCTCGATCTGAAATTCCACGATATTCCCAATACCGTGGCTGGTGCTTGCCGATCTGCTGCCACTTATGGAGTGGATCTACTCACGATTCATGCTACAGCAGGGCGTCCTGCCCTCTCTGCTGCGCAACAGGCTTTACAGGAAGGTGCCCAAGCGGCTCAAACGTCTCCCCCGAAGTTGATTGCAATTACAGTGTTGACCAGTCTCTCGCTGCGGGAGCTGGCCTTAGACTTAAAAATACCCCTAGAACTGCCAGAGTATGCCTTGCAAATGGGGCTGTTGGCTCAAGAGTCAGGTCTGGATGGGATTGTCTGTTCTCCTCACGAAGCGGAGCAAATGCGTCAGGTATGCGGGGATGAATTGCTCATCGTTTGTCCAGGTGTGCGCCCTCCGGGATCAGCGACGGGCGATCAAAAACGGGCCATGACACCAACTGCAGCCATGCAAGCAGGGGCCAACTATTTGGTCATTGGTCGCCCGATCACGACTGCTGCTGATCCTCAACATGCCTTTCAACAGATCTGTACAGATTTAGCTAGCGATTGA